In Bacillus sp. E(2018), the genomic window TAGGTAGAAGCCTAAAGGTGAATGGTACTGTTTAAGCACAAAAGATTGGGCGGATGCATATCATGTGAGAAGTACTTGAAAGTGGGGATGAACGTATATGCCAGCAATTGTGGGATCTGTATCAGTAAACTCCATATCGAGCGGCAGCGTTTTTCATGTGGGAGACGTCCAGACCATATGCCCAGTTAGTTACGCAAAAACGTATGCAGGGGCGGGATCTT contains:
- a CDS encoding spore germination protein; the encoded protein is MPAIVGSVSVNSISSGSVFHVGDVQTICPVSYAKTYAGAGSFNTGDNLRLENGYNVTFTQDPDVNDSNAAANF